The following coding sequences lie in one Sporocytophaga myxococcoides DSM 11118 genomic window:
- a CDS encoding DUF1398 family protein → MTDLHNKINELYKSSKSYPDLVRNLTAIGVQSYSVEVSSGIILYRFEGGENILHSAVSIPREISETFNRQLVLNALKDTQEGRTSYPEFMDDIAFAGVRFYEATLNGNKKRVNYIGIGGNYEEVIPL, encoded by the coding sequence ATGACTGATTTACACAATAAGATCAATGAACTGTATAAAAGCTCTAAGAGCTATCCGGATCTTGTCAGGAATCTCACTGCTATTGGCGTCCAATCATATAGCGTGGAAGTGTCTTCTGGAATAATATTATATAGATTTGAAGGAGGAGAAAATATTTTACATAGTGCTGTATCTATTCCCAGGGAAATATCTGAGACCTTTAATCGACAGCTTGTTTTGAATGCACTTAAAGATACTCAGGAAGGAAGAACCTCTTATCCTGAATTTATGGATGATATTGCTTTTGCAGGGGTTAGGTTTTATGAAGCGACTCTTAACGGAAATAAGAAAAGAGTTAATTACATAGGCATTGGTGGAAATTATGAAGAGGTAATTCCATTATAG
- a CDS encoding sensor histidine kinase, whose translation MIYEDNNRAQKDIDIKVFNQIPSEKSVILRSILENSLNSAIFILDENGYILEINRGVSKIFGYSIDDLKGKYFSILFTPNDKSDNLPEKELSNVLEAGASTDRNFIVHRSGKHIWAQGESVLLHKDGIKFIIKVINDLSREYELEQYKNKSIKDLKIFVYTASHDLKAPILNIEGLIDSLESALINNEDYSEILDLIKSSIGKFKTILNDLSETGKEQEKGEQDVYEGVSFQEIVDELLFAYNKQIESIDATITCDFVKAPIIHFSKKNLRSIIQNLLSNAIKFRSSQRKLQIKMSSDKTDEYIIFSIEDNGIGIKESDKKALFSMYNRLNENIEGSGVGLAIVSRIVDNNGGKVVIDSFEGKGSKFNIYIKDNPS comes from the coding sequence ATGATTTACGAAGATAATAACAGAGCTCAGAAAGACATTGATATAAAGGTGTTTAATCAAATTCCTTCCGAAAAATCAGTAATCCTTCGTTCTATCCTTGAAAATTCACTGAATTCTGCCATCTTCATTCTTGATGAAAATGGTTATATCCTGGAGATTAATAGAGGGGTTTCAAAAATTTTCGGATATAGTATAGATGACCTAAAGGGCAAATATTTTTCTATATTATTTACACCAAATGACAAGTCTGATAATTTACCGGAAAAGGAACTATCGAATGTTTTGGAAGCTGGGGCTTCAACTGATCGCAATTTCATTGTGCATAGATCAGGTAAACATATATGGGCTCAGGGAGAATCAGTATTACTGCACAAGGACGGAATAAAATTTATAATTAAAGTGATAAATGACCTGAGCAGGGAATATGAGCTTGAGCAATATAAAAATAAAAGCATTAAAGATCTTAAAATATTTGTATATACAGCATCGCATGATCTGAAAGCCCCTATACTTAATATTGAAGGTCTGATTGATAGTCTGGAATCTGCTCTCATCAATAATGAAGACTACAGTGAGATACTAGATTTAATTAAAAGTTCTATCGGAAAGTTTAAAACCATACTTAATGACTTATCTGAAACTGGAAAGGAACAGGAAAAAGGTGAGCAGGATGTTTATGAGGGTGTCTCCTTCCAGGAGATTGTAGATGAACTGCTTTTTGCCTATAATAAACAAATAGAAAGTATTGATGCAACAATAACATGTGATTTTGTTAAAGCTCCCATCATACACTTCTCAAAAAAGAATCTCAGAAGCATTATTCAGAATCTTTTATCAAATGCAATAAAATTCCGGTCTTCACAAAGAAAACTTCAAATAAAAATGTCTTCAGATAAAACTGATGAATATATTATTTTCTCGATAGAAGATAACGGTATTGGTATTAAGGAGTCAGATAAGAAAGCCCTTTTCTCTATGTATAATCGTCTTAATGAGAATATTGAAGGTAGTGGTGTGGGCTTAGCAATTGTCTCAAGAATTGTCGATAATAATGGAGGAAAAGTGGTGATAGATTCTTTTGAAGGCAAAGGAAGTAAATTTAATATTTATATTAAGGATAACCCTTCTTAA
- a CDS encoding WG repeat-containing protein codes for MINLSFPEVNTKAYKLLLLFVFCLISTLKGQDDQQALLLAPAKSGGVWGFINPSGSWVIAPQYGEANNFHDNVAEVVQYTKDDIKNGFIDKNNNWVIQLPEFNFSHFSEGRLAFLENGLYGFMDSVGKKVIPAQFRFCSNFENGKAMVVFKSGKAGYINREKKLLISPRWDTAFNFQGNFAITGKKTADGKFLYGVIDNTGNTLVPYQYSWITNFSEEKAFANQGGIYENGRINGGTWMIINMKDQAVLPLKDTTLIVEIDNYDEAYSNLLKFRNDVAWFPGRVNGEILYGLINTSGKWVVRPTYKVVNKINEGLTAIFINGRMGFIDLKGKEIIPCKFESTGAFHNNLAWFKEGKKYGFINKNGEVVIPAKFEDVRDFMVVK; via the coding sequence TTGATAAATCTATCATTTCCTGAAGTGAATACTAAAGCATATAAACTTTTATTGCTATTTGTATTTTGTCTGATATCAACCCTAAAAGGTCAGGATGACCAGCAGGCCTTATTGCTTGCCCCTGCAAAATCAGGTGGTGTATGGGGGTTTATTAATCCTTCCGGAAGCTGGGTAATAGCTCCGCAATATGGAGAAGCCAATAATTTTCATGACAACGTTGCCGAGGTGGTTCAATATACCAAAGATGATATCAAGAATGGTTTTATTGATAAAAATAACAACTGGGTAATTCAACTACCAGAATTTAACTTTTCACATTTTTCCGAAGGACGATTGGCATTTCTTGAAAACGGATTATATGGATTTATGGATTCCGTAGGAAAAAAAGTGATTCCCGCTCAATTTCGCTTTTGTAGCAACTTTGAAAATGGAAAGGCTATGGTTGTATTTAAAAGCGGAAAAGCCGGTTATATCAATAGAGAAAAAAAACTTCTGATCTCTCCTCGCTGGGACACAGCCTTCAACTTCCAAGGAAACTTCGCAATTACTGGAAAAAAAACTGCTGATGGTAAATTCCTATATGGTGTCATTGATAACACCGGAAATACTCTTGTACCCTATCAATACAGCTGGATAACAAACTTCAGTGAAGAAAAAGCTTTTGCCAACCAAGGGGGAATATATGAAAATGGCAGAATCAACGGAGGAACCTGGATGATCATAAACATGAAAGACCAGGCTGTATTACCTCTTAAAGACACCACACTCATTGTTGAAATTGATAATTATGATGAGGCTTATTCAAATCTGCTCAAATTCAGAAATGATGTAGCATGGTTTCCTGGAAGGGTTAATGGTGAAATATTATATGGCTTAATCAATACCTCAGGCAAATGGGTCGTACGTCCCACCTATAAAGTAGTTAACAAAATAAACGAAGGCCTTACAGCTATCTTTATTAATGGTAGAATGGGATTCATTGATCTTAAAGGGAAAGAAATTATTCCATGCAAATTTGAATCTACAGGAGCCTTTCATAACAATCTCGCCTGGTTTAAAGAAGGTAAAAAATATGGATTCATTAATAAAAACGGAGAAGTTGTAATCCCTGCAAAATTTGAAGATGTCCGTGATTTTATGGTAGTAAAATAA
- a CDS encoding MBL fold metallo-hydrolase yields the protein MIILLSILLLLTLAAVIIFQQKSFGKNPSGARLEKIKQSPNYKNGSFQNLSETPTMAENGSYWQLLKEYFSKKQNTEPSTNIPSVKTDLKAAASQEPSIVWFGHSSYFIQIDGLNILVDPVFSERTSPVKYAGSKNYPGTRIYSVEDFPQIDLLIISHDHYDHLDFETITKLVPKVERVITPLGVGEHLEFWGIPQNKISEFDWWEETSISDNIKLAITPARHFSGRGILNRNQTLWASFALITPSHRLFLGGDSGYDTHFKEIGNKYGPFDIALLESGQYNEMWPYIHMLPEQTVQANIDLKSKVLFPVHWGKFTLALHAWNEPVERVLKYAQRTEVKVTTPMIGEKVLLNKHYPVSHWWTLTQPLNAEAEILN from the coding sequence ATGATTATATTATTATCAATCTTACTGTTATTAACCCTTGCTGCAGTCATCATATTTCAGCAAAAATCTTTTGGTAAAAATCCGTCCGGAGCCCGTCTTGAAAAGATAAAGCAATCCCCTAACTATAAAAACGGTAGTTTTCAAAATCTTTCAGAAACCCCAACTATGGCCGAAAATGGTTCATACTGGCAGCTTTTGAAGGAATACTTCTCTAAGAAACAGAATACTGAGCCTTCCACAAATATCCCTTCTGTTAAAACTGATCTTAAAGCCGCCGCATCTCAGGAACCTTCAATTGTCTGGTTTGGCCACTCTTCTTATTTTATTCAAATAGATGGATTAAATATTTTAGTAGATCCTGTTTTTAGTGAACGTACCTCCCCTGTGAAATATGCAGGTTCAAAAAACTACCCAGGTACACGTATTTATTCTGTTGAAGACTTTCCACAGATAGATCTACTTATCATAAGTCATGATCACTATGATCATCTGGATTTTGAAACCATCACTAAACTGGTTCCCAAAGTAGAAAGAGTTATAACTCCGCTTGGAGTCGGCGAACATTTGGAGTTCTGGGGCATACCGCAAAATAAGATTTCGGAATTTGACTGGTGGGAAGAGACGAGTATTTCAGATAATATTAAATTAGCCATTACACCTGCAAGGCATTTTTCCGGTCGAGGCATTTTGAATAGAAACCAAACGCTATGGGCTTCTTTCGCCTTGATTACCCCATCTCACAGATTGTTCCTTGGCGGAGACTCCGGCTATGATACTCATTTTAAAGAAATCGGTAATAAATACGGTCCATTTGATATCGCACTATTGGAATCAGGGCAATACAATGAGATGTGGCCATACATCCATATGCTCCCAGAACAAACTGTGCAGGCGAATATTGACCTGAAGAGTAAAGTTTTATTTCCTGTACATTGGGGTAAATTTACACTAGCATTACATGCCTGGAATGAGCCAGTAGAAAGGGTTTTAAAATATGCTCAACGAACTGAAGTGAAAGTCACCACACCAATGATCGGGGAAAAAGTATTATTAAATAAGCATTATCCTGTTAGTCACTGGTGGACTTTGACTCAGCCTTTAAATGCAGAAGCAGAGATCTTAAATTAA
- a CDS encoding glutathione peroxidase encodes MKLTKKDQAKAKVLNNEGNVSAPVSFYSLKAINNKGQEVSLNQYEGKKTIVVNVASNCGYTSQYDALERVYEKEKNNLVILGFPANDFGGQEPGSDQEIDSFCRINFGVSFPLFKKSSVLQQDKNEVFTWLTDPGKNGWNSQSPVWNFCKYVIDEKGNLIGFYASAVDPESELFSKVIK; translated from the coding sequence ATGAAATTAACCAAAAAGGATCAAGCTAAAGCGAAAGTGCTTAATAATGAAGGTAATGTAAGTGCACCTGTTTCATTTTATTCATTGAAAGCTATTAATAATAAAGGTCAGGAGGTTTCACTAAACCAGTATGAAGGAAAAAAGACAATAGTGGTAAATGTAGCATCAAATTGCGGCTATACCTCTCAGTATGATGCTCTTGAGAGAGTTTATGAAAAAGAGAAAAATAACCTGGTTATTCTTGGATTCCCTGCAAATGATTTTGGAGGACAGGAGCCTGGATCTGATCAGGAAATCGATAGTTTTTGCAGGATTAATTTTGGGGTTTCTTTTCCTTTATTTAAGAAAAGTTCTGTGCTTCAGCAAGATAAAAATGAAGTGTTTACATGGTTAACAGACCCAGGAAAAAATGGCTGGAATAGTCAATCCCCGGTATGGAATTTTTGCAAATACGTCATTGATGAAAAGGGCAATTTAATTGGATTTTATGCTTCTGCTGTAGATCCTGAAAGTGAACTTTTTAGTAAGGTGATTAAATAA
- the tyrS gene encoding tyrosine--tRNA ligase, protein MNHILKENVEIIFLENGLDEKLKQAELQNRKLVVKLGFDPTAPDLHLGHAVVLKKLRQFQELGHLIVIIIGDFTARIGDPTGKNKSRPPLNEDQVKENAKTYVAQLSKILDISKCSIRYNSEWLEGMNLSNAIQLLSQVTVAQMMHRNDFNTRFEKGIPISLHELVYPILQGYDSVEIMADVEMGGTDQLFNCSVGRQLQEGKGKKGQAVICMPLLKGIDGSDKMSKSQNNIIGLTDHPNEMFGKIMSIPDSLIVEYLKLVTDFADDEKMDNIRQLYEGLNPMALKKE, encoded by the coding sequence ATGAATCATATATTAAAAGAAAATGTCGAGATCATTTTTCTAGAAAACGGACTTGATGAAAAATTAAAGCAAGCTGAATTACAAAACAGAAAGCTTGTTGTAAAATTAGGGTTTGACCCAACAGCTCCCGACCTTCATCTGGGCCATGCAGTAGTATTAAAAAAACTCAGGCAGTTTCAGGAGCTTGGTCATTTGATAGTCATTATCATTGGAGATTTCACAGCACGTATTGGTGACCCTACCGGGAAAAATAAATCCCGTCCTCCTTTAAATGAAGACCAGGTTAAAGAGAATGCGAAAACCTATGTCGCTCAGCTTTCAAAGATTCTTGATATAAGTAAATGTTCTATCAGATACAATTCAGAGTGGCTTGAAGGAATGAATCTATCCAATGCTATTCAATTGTTATCTCAGGTTACGGTTGCTCAGATGATGCATAGAAATGATTTTAACACCAGGTTTGAAAAGGGGATTCCTATTTCTTTGCATGAGCTTGTATATCCGATTTTACAAGGTTATGATTCTGTTGAAATAATGGCTGATGTAGAGATGGGAGGGACTGATCAGTTGTTTAATTGTTCTGTAGGCCGCCAACTTCAGGAAGGTAAAGGGAAAAAAGGACAGGCTGTCATATGTATGCCTTTGCTTAAAGGAATCGATGGCTCTGATAAAATGAGCAAATCTCAAAATAATATTATCGGCCTGACTGATCATCCTAATGAAATGTTTGGTAAAATTATGTCCATCCCAGACTCCTTGATTGTAGAATATCTGAAGCTGGTTACTGATTTTGCTGATGACGAGAAGATGGATAACATACGTCAGCTATATGAAGGTTTGAATCCTATGGCCTTAAAAAAAGAATAG
- a CDS encoding glycoside hydrolase family 5 protein, which translates to MKTHAKRLSVILLLVLGFSIQSSAQQSIVRKYGQLSVNGNYIVSEFGDTVQLRGMSMFWSQWMSQYYTEQTLTWLRDDWKCTIIRLAMGVDEDGGYKENPNELFRIIDMVDVAIKLGMYVIIDYHSHHAHKNPELAKKFFSTMARKYGKYPNVIYEIYNEPLQDTYWKSSIKPYAEQVIKAIREHDPDNIIVVGTRQWSQMVSEAAEDPIQDKNIAYTLHFYAVSHGQYLRDEAEKAMKKGVALFVTEFGTCDYSGNGKFGPEETNEWFAFLDKYKISWCNWSVANKKETASILLPVSDISHWSETDLTPSGQYIRNELILKNTPILKRKK; encoded by the coding sequence ATGAAAACACATGCAAAACGCTTATCAGTAATTTTGTTGTTAGTACTGGGCTTTTCGATTCAATCATCCGCGCAACAGTCAATTGTAAGGAAATATGGTCAGCTTTCAGTCAATGGAAATTACATCGTCAGTGAATTCGGGGACACGGTTCAGCTTAGGGGCATGTCTATGTTCTGGAGCCAATGGATGAGCCAATATTATACTGAACAAACCCTGACCTGGCTTCGCGACGATTGGAAATGTACAATTATCAGACTAGCGATGGGAGTTGATGAAGACGGAGGTTATAAGGAAAACCCAAATGAATTATTTAGAATTATAGATATGGTTGATGTTGCTATAAAACTTGGTATGTATGTGATCATCGATTACCACAGTCATCATGCTCATAAAAACCCTGAATTGGCAAAGAAATTCTTTTCCACCATGGCAAGAAAATATGGAAAATACCCGAATGTTATTTATGAAATCTACAATGAACCATTGCAGGATACCTATTGGAAATCATCTATCAAGCCCTATGCAGAACAGGTTATCAAAGCCATTCGTGAGCATGACCCGGATAACATTATAGTTGTAGGAACAAGACAATGGTCCCAAATGGTCAGCGAAGCTGCTGAAGATCCGATTCAGGATAAGAATATTGCTTATACCCTGCACTTTTATGCGGTTTCTCACGGACAATATTTAAGAGATGAAGCGGAAAAGGCTATGAAGAAAGGAGTAGCCTTGTTTGTTACCGAATTTGGTACCTGCGATTATTCCGGAAACGGAAAATTTGGACCTGAGGAAACTAACGAATGGTTTGCATTTCTTGACAAATATAAAATCAGTTGGTGCAACTGGTCAGTAGCCAATAAAAAAGAAACTGCGTCTATATTACTTCCTGTTTCCGACATATCTCACTGGTCAGAAACAGATCTAACTCCTTCAGGTCAGTATATCAGGAATGAACTTATTCTTAAGAACACCCCTATTCTGAAACGGAAAAAGTAA
- a CDS encoding MerR family transcriptional regulator: MFGKKVYSIMLIGEISLKTGLSRDTIRYYEKIGLIKINKRQRRDNNYKEYSAEIIERLEIIKRAKYLGFSLQEIKELIDAWANKTLTIDERIELFESRIALLDEKILRLNEVKSLIRKRIKQIKEDGK; the protein is encoded by the coding sequence ATGTTTGGGAAAAAAGTATATTCGATTATGCTCATAGGCGAAATTTCATTGAAAACGGGTCTTTCAAGAGACACTATCAGGTATTATGAAAAAATAGGTTTGATAAAAATTAATAAAAGACAAAGGAGAGATAATAATTATAAAGAATATTCAGCAGAGATCATTGAGCGATTGGAGATAATAAAGCGAGCCAAGTATTTGGGATTTTCTTTGCAGGAAATAAAAGAATTAATAGATGCCTGGGCGAATAAAACACTCACAATTGATGAAAGGATAGAACTGTTTGAAAGTCGAATAGCCTTGCTGGACGAAAAAATATTAAGGTTAAATGAAGTAAAATCTTTAATTCGAAAAAGAATTAAACAAATAAAAGAAGATGGGAAGTAA
- a CDS encoding DUF6495 family protein, whose translation MSEYKLLSLEELKEMENEFVNYLVVNGIAAEDWERMKNVEPAKAERLIELFSDMVFETIMRNVQFLEYREKKELITFQCLGDKLVLVGMKAEGDTDADFTSQEYIKKSMVCPPDGLKVYTSEKKYQKKREIELFEMTQRGCFITEGNLFKTLCLALD comes from the coding sequence ATGTCAGAATACAAACTCCTGAGTCTCGAAGAGCTGAAGGAAATGGAAAATGAGTTTGTTAATTACCTTGTCGTAAATGGTATTGCAGCAGAAGACTGGGAGCGAATGAAAAATGTAGAGCCAGCTAAAGCTGAACGACTTATTGAACTTTTCAGTGATATGGTTTTCGAAACGATAATGAGAAATGTACAGTTTTTGGAGTACAGAGAAAAAAAAGAACTGATAACATTTCAATGTCTGGGAGATAAATTGGTGTTGGTTGGAATGAAAGCTGAAGGAGATACAGATGCTGATTTTACTTCTCAGGAGTATATAAAAAAGTCAATGGTGTGTCCCCCCGATGGACTTAAAGTGTATACTTCAGAAAAAAAATATCAGAAAAAAAGAGAAATTGAATTATTTGAAATGACACAGAGAGGCTGTTTTATTACAGAGGGTAATCTCTTTAAAACTCTTTGTCTTGCTCTGGATTAA
- a CDS encoding RNA polymerase alpha subunit C-terminal domain-containing protein: MLWINATINMSTSEKSLRTCNEGHQFYKSSDCPVCPVCEEMRKPATGFLSLISAPARRALEGKDIRSLQQLCQYSEKEILQLHGIGPSAMPKLREALKKEGLSFKD; this comes from the coding sequence TTGCTCTGGATTAATGCCACTATAAATATGTCCACTTCTGAGAAAAGTCTGAGAACCTGCAATGAAGGTCATCAATTTTATAAGAGCAGTGACTGTCCTGTCTGTCCTGTTTGTGAAGAAATGCGTAAACCTGCTACTGGTTTCCTATCTTTAATTTCAGCTCCTGCCAGACGTGCACTAGAAGGAAAGGATATCAGATCACTTCAACAGTTGTGTCAATACAGTGAAAAGGAAATTTTGCAGTTACATGGAATTGGTCCTTCTGCAATGCCTAAACTTAGAGAAGCCTTGAAGAAAGAAGGCTTAAGTTTTAAAGATTAA
- a CDS encoding helix-turn-helix domain-containing protein — MVQGFFNRLIIWIILPVIIFSLYYSWRRPHQTISLIPYAADTANFLIYSYSDSLKSPEKASTVYNIKVNDTLITFSYKLGEGYQFPYAGVTLFAKDNSFFDLTSYDYLEMDIQATTGKRPQVILGLHATGFTNPEKTLTYRYLVKDVDLKKDQSKFIIPLDKFITPTWWYAENNVSEKDFKSLEFDKTKIINIQNCQLLGKNVPDSISIRELKFTKNVGFFYQTAGVVLICYFLIIGIISFTRKKPKEQVQKIEIQYTPVQITSQSDQDLQKVINFISTNYQDPELSLKKIQLATGLSENKISSLIKDSFSLSFKQYLNNLRLTEAKRLLMDLTLPVSDIAYKVGYGNISHFNRVFKESLGISPNDYRKKNKAQI; from the coding sequence ATGGTACAAGGTTTTTTCAATCGGTTAATCATATGGATCATCCTACCGGTAATTATATTCTCTCTTTATTATTCCTGGAGAAGACCTCACCAGACCATTTCTCTTATTCCTTACGCAGCTGATACGGCAAACTTTTTAATATATTCATACTCTGATTCTTTGAAATCTCCTGAGAAAGCATCTACTGTTTATAATATTAAAGTAAATGACACCCTCATTACATTTAGTTATAAACTTGGAGAAGGCTACCAGTTTCCTTATGCCGGAGTTACATTATTCGCCAAAGACAACTCTTTTTTTGATCTGACTTCATATGACTACCTGGAGATGGACATTCAGGCAACTACAGGTAAAAGACCTCAGGTGATCCTGGGATTGCATGCTACAGGTTTTACCAATCCGGAAAAAACACTTACTTATAGATATCTTGTAAAAGACGTTGATCTGAAAAAAGATCAAAGCAAATTCATTATACCTCTTGATAAGTTTATTACTCCTACGTGGTGGTATGCGGAAAACAATGTTTCCGAAAAGGATTTTAAGTCGCTGGAATTCGATAAGACCAAAATCATTAACATTCAGAATTGCCAGCTGCTGGGTAAAAATGTTCCGGATTCTATTTCAATAAGGGAGTTAAAATTTACCAAAAATGTGGGCTTTTTTTATCAAACTGCAGGTGTTGTTTTAATCTGTTATTTTCTAATCATAGGAATCATTTCATTTACACGGAAAAAACCCAAAGAACAGGTTCAAAAAATAGAAATTCAATATACGCCTGTACAGATTACCAGTCAATCAGATCAGGATCTTCAGAAGGTGATAAATTTTATTTCAACCAACTACCAGGATCCGGAGCTTTCTCTTAAGAAAATACAATTGGCAACAGGACTTTCTGAAAATAAAATATCCTCACTGATTAAAGACTCATTCAGTCTTTCTTTTAAACAATATCTCAATAATTTGCGCCTTACCGAGGCAAAAAGGTTGTTAATGGATTTAACCCTACCTGTATCTGACATTGCTTATAAAGTTGGCTATGGAAATATTTCTCACTTCAATAGGGTATTCAAAGAATCTTTAGGTATCTCACCTAATGACTATCGCAAGAAAAATAAGGCTCAGATTTAA
- a CDS encoding acyl carrier protein phosphodiesterase: MKLNNQISIVIGTKDTFMNFIINAFKAEESRDRILGVLLTELSKISNYKKYNNDVIEGIILNKKIKSLAIEHPRMHTSMNRLRMKNKKNNFAIIEVFFDHFLAKNWESFSNEPYDIFAAKIHNALIKNLTSLPNSTIAKFPEILSKSWLDNYKTIEGVHTIIRKLTHTSRVGVNSEESIFDLMENYSSFQNDFMFFMKDMEKETPINFEITELQHKIYA, from the coding sequence ATGAAATTAAATAATCAAATTAGTATTGTAATCGGAACAAAAGATACCTTTATGAATTTTATAATTAATGCATTTAAAGCTGAAGAATCCAGAGACAGAATATTAGGTGTTTTACTAACTGAATTGTCTAAGATTTCCAATTATAAGAAATATAACAATGACGTTATTGAAGGTATAATTCTGAATAAGAAAATTAAATCTTTAGCCATTGAACACCCTCGTATGCATACCAGCATGAATAGGCTAAGAATGAAGAACAAAAAAAATAATTTTGCTATAATAGAGGTGTTCTTTGATCATTTTTTAGCTAAAAACTGGGAAAGTTTTTCCAATGAGCCTTATGATATTTTTGCAGCTAAAATACATAATGCCCTGATAAAGAACCTTACAAGTCTACCTAATAGCACGATTGCAAAATTTCCGGAGATACTATCCAAATCATGGTTAGACAATTATAAAACGATTGAAGGGGTTCATACCATTATCAGAAAACTTACACATACTTCCAGAGTAGGAGTTAATTCTGAAGAAAGCATATTTGACTTAATGGAGAATTACAGCAGCTTTCAGAATGACTTTATGTTTTTTATGAAAGATATGGAAAAGGAAACCCCTATTAACTTTGAGATTACTGAATTACAACATAAAATATATGCTTAA
- a CDS encoding class I SAM-dependent methyltransferase encodes MNENKIKWNSSLYDKKHQFVSNYGEDLAKLLDPQKGEYILDLGCGTGQLASVIATSGAFVEGVDHSEDMINTAKETYTDIPFHVEDAESMNYKMKYDAIFSNAVFHWIANPAKVTNNVYNALKHGGRFVAEFGGKGNVDHMLNALDKAFIDKGHTENVNIRFWYFPSIGEFTSLLEKSGFRVIYAVHFDRPTELADKENGVKDWFRMFGEKFFNGLSNQEIEEVLEITQNALKDKIFRDGKWFADYARIRVIAIKS; translated from the coding sequence ATGAATGAAAATAAGATTAAATGGAATAGTTCCTTATATGATAAAAAGCACCAGTTTGTATCCAATTATGGAGAAGATCTTGCTAAACTTTTGGATCCTCAAAAGGGTGAGTATATTCTTGACCTTGGATGTGGAACAGGTCAGCTGGCTTCAGTTATAGCAACTTCAGGAGCTTTCGTTGAAGGAGTTGATCACTCTGAAGACATGATTAATACTGCAAAAGAGACCTATACTGATATTCCTTTTCATGTTGAAGATGCAGAAAGCATGAATTATAAAATGAAGTACGATGCTATCTTTTCTAATGCCGTATTTCACTGGATTGCAAACCCTGCAAAGGTTACCAATAACGTTTACAATGCTTTAAAACATGGAGGCCGGTTTGTTGCTGAGTTTGGAGGAAAAGGAAATGTGGATCATATGCTAAATGCATTGGACAAAGCATTTATTGACAAAGGGCATACAGAAAATGTTAACATACGATTCTGGTATTTCCCTTCGATAGGTGAATTTACCTCTCTTCTTGAAAAGTCAGGCTTCAGAGTTATCTATGCAGTCCATTTTGACAGGCCAACAGAGCTAGCAGATAAAGAAAATGGCGTGAAAGACTGGTTCCGTATGTTTGGTGAAAAGTTCTTTAATGGTCTTTCCAATCAAGAGATTGAAGAAGTTCTTGAGATAACGCAGAACGCTTTAAAAGATAAAATTTTCCGGGATGGGAAATGGTTTGCAGACTATGCGAGAATAAGAGTTATTGCCATTAAATCATAA